A single window of Aspergillus puulaauensis MK2 DNA, chromosome 5, nearly complete sequence DNA harbors:
- a CDS encoding putative succinyl-CoA synthetase subunit alpha (COG:C;~EggNog:ENOG410PK3B;~InterPro:IPR016102,IPR017866,IPR005811,IPR036291, IPR003781;~PFAM:PF02629,PF00549,PF13607;~go_function: GO:0003824 - catalytic activity [Evidence IEA]) produces the protein MTGLCSLTVRAQRTPLLRASVKQAKHFSSSSRRGEYADTLPNLKIGAHTRVLFQGFTGRQATANVKESLEWGTKIVGGVKPGVDGEHLGLPVFPSVKAAQERSKPDASAIYVPGNQTAKAIEEAIEAEIPLVVAVAEHVPLHDILRLHSILKTQSKTRLVGANCPGIISAIGKCRIGFQPLPCFAPGNVGIVAKSGTLSYETVASTTRAGLGQSLCISMGGDPLAGTNFVDALKIFEEDPDTEGIMLVGEIGGTAEMDAAGWITDYRRRTANPKPIMALIGGRYAPPGRIMGHAGAWTAPGEPGPEEKYNALERAGAVMVNHPEKFGEGMRTLLTDRPSAKGSSSSTFGTQKRGMHTMRRPTSTPRHQEMPLQKVQSRTLYIKQSQALDILKQKAIHVNESAESPSDLHLSLTIDRTALTPTLIASPSADFEPGNSVRLPFAYTTEKFGASDRIIATLASQLQLPNAAHAKLAELVQALWEIFKQKEAFVLEVRASESLEVRGARFGFDDAAFRSSGRQEDIHKLRNAKEEVPEEVEAEKDGIVYVKLEGEGSIGTLVNGAGLAMNTVDALSIHGGHCANFLDTGGKATTETVKSSFRIITSDARVKAIFVNIFGGLTRCDMIAEGIIMAFRDLEMSVPIVVRLRGTNEESGQNMIAESGLPLHAFDSFEDAAKKVISLAEGAK, from the exons ATGACCGGGTTGTGCTCGTTAACCGTGCGGGCGCAGAGAACGCCACTTCTGCGAGCCTCAGTAAAGCAGGCCAAGCATTTTTCCAGCTCGTCGCGGCGCGGCGAATATGCGGATACACTTCCCAATCTTAAGATCGGTGCACACACGAGAGTTCTGTTCCAGGGGTTTACAG GCCGACAG GCTACGGCAAATGTAAAGGAGTCTCTAGAATGGGGAACGAAGATTGTTGGGGGTGTAAAGCCTGGCGTGGACGGCGAGCACCTTGGGCTACCTGTTTTCCCCTCAGTTAAGGCG GCGCAAGAGCGATCCAAGCCAGATGCCTCGGCAATATACGTGCCAGGAAACCAAACAGCAAAGGCAATTGAAGAGGCCATCGAGGCTGAGATCCCACTGGTGGTTGCAGTAGCAGAGCACGTTCCGCTCCATGACATCCTCCGT CTCCACTCGATTCTCAAAACGCAGTCCAAAACACGACTGGTCGGGGCAAACTGCCCGGGTATCATTTCTGCAATTGGGAAATGTCGCATTGGATTCCAACCGCTACCTTGTTTCGCACCTGGGAATGTAGGTATCGTAGCAAAGTCAGGCACTCTGAGTTACGAAACTGTTGCCTCTACTACACGTGCCGGTCTGGGACAGAGTCTTTGTATCAGCATGGGAGGAGATCCCCTCGCAGGTACCAACTTCGTCGACGCTCTAAAGATATTCGAAGAAGACCCAGATACCGAGGGTATCATGCTGGTAGGTGAAATTGGTGGAACTGCCGAAATGGATGCAGCAGGATGGATCACGGATTACCGCCGCAGAACCGCGAACCCGAA ACCGATCATGGCTCTAATCGGTGGCCGATATGCCCCTCCTGGCCGGATCATGGGCCATGCAGGAGCCTGGACGGCCCCTGGAGAACCAGGCCCTGAGGAGAAGTATAATGCTCTTGAGCGCGCAGGTGCAGTCATGGTTAATCACCCAGAAAAGTTTGGTGAAGGCATGAGAACCCTTCTCACCGACCGGCCTAGCGCTAAAGGCTCAAGC TCCTCCACCTTCGGAACACAGAAAAGAGGCATGCACACAATGAGACGGCCCACCTCTACTCCCAGACACCAAGAAATGCCACTCCAGAAAGTGCAGTCCCGAACTCTATACATCAAGCAATCCCAAGCTCTCGACATCCTTAAGCAAAAGGCTATCCATGTCAACGAGAGCGCCGAGTCACCCTCAGACCTTCACCTATCCCTCACAATTGACAGGACAGCACTTACGCCTACGCTAATCGCCTCGCCATCTGCTGACTTCGAGCCTGGCAACTCTGTCCGTCTCCCCTTCGCATACACCACAGAAAAATTTGGCGCTTCAGATCGGATCATTGCAACCCTCGCCTCTCAGCTGCAACTTCCGAATGCAGCACACGCAAAACTTGCAGAGCTCGTACAGGCACTTTGGGAAATCTTCAAACAGAAGGAGGCCTTCGTACTAGAGGTTCGGGCATCCGAGTCCCTGGAGGTGCGCGGTGCAAGATTCGGCTTCGATGACGCTGCGTTTCGAAGCTCGGGACGCCAGGAAGATATCCATAAACTGAGAAACGCCAAGGAGGAAGTGCCCGAGGAGGTAGAAGCCGAGAAGGACGGGATTGTCTACGTCAA actggaaggagaaggcagcATCGGAACCTTAG TCAACGGGGCCGGCTTAGCAATGAACACCGTCGACGCACTCTCCATCCACGGCGGGCACTGCGCCAACTTCCTCGACACAGGCGGCAAAGCAACCACCGAGACCGTCAAGTCTTCGTTCCGAATAATCACCTCTGACGCGCGTGTGAAGGCCATCTTCGTGAATATCTTCGGCGGTCTGACGCGGTGCGATATGATTGCTGAGGGCATTATCATGGCGTTTCGGGATCTGGAGATGAGTGTCCCTATTGTTGTGCGGTTGAGGGGGACGAACGAGGAGAGTGGACAGAATATG ATTGCAGAGAGTGGACTGCCACTGCATGCGTTTGATAGCTTTGAGGATGCGGCCAAGAAGGTGATTAGTCTTGCAGAGGGTGCGAAATAG
- a CDS encoding uncharacterized protein (COG:S;~EggNog:ENOG410PSUY), which produces MASKPTSGAKAASPTSAATATSELQSSLRELHIGEKTSSIPDIPRPKITTASLNTAAPVPKKKKAPVVVDSWEDELDESSPVDSAQGEVDPGSATSNFAESDNSLGTSPAVAEGPLDPPPTPISPQTSQPWVAATGGYGGPASSTASRSRSTSAPRDQNRRPEKQTAVAGRLIAGALGIRAPKRTEEQRAYDRSVKEQEIRRRNKEKEEAAKLREEEEKVKAAVWDA; this is translated from the exons ATGGCTTCGAAGCCCACGTCGGGCGCAAAGG CCGCAAGTCCAacctcagcagcaacagcaacctcCGAGCTCCAATCCTCCCTCCGCGAGCTCCACATCGGCGAAaagacctcctccatccCCGACATCCCGCGTCCAAAAATAACAACCGCCTCTCTAAACACCGCCGCACCTGTGcccaagaaaaagaaagccccTGTCGTCGTTGACTCCTGGGAAGATGAGCTCGACGAATCCTCACCCGTGGACTCCGCCCAGGGCGAGGTAGATCCAGGCTCGGCGACGTCCAATTTCGCAGAATCAGACAATAGCCTGGGCACATCACCTGCTGTGGCGGAGGGGCCGCTCGATCCCCCTCCTACCCCCATCTCGCCACAGACGTCGCAGCCTTGGGTTGCTGCAACGGGCGGGTATGGAGGACCGGCGTCCTCTACTGCGTCCAGATCTAGATCTACGTCTGCGCCGCGAGACCAGAATCGGCGGCCGGAGAAGCAGACTGCTGTTGCGGGGAGGCTAATTGCCGGGGCTTTGGGGATCCGGGCCCCCAAGCGAACGGAGGAACAGCGGGCGTATGATCGGTCTGTGAAGGAGCAGGAGATTCGACGACGGAataaggagaaagaggaggcggCTAAActgagagaggaagaggagaaggtaAAGGCTGCTGTTTGGGATGCTTAA
- a CDS encoding SUMO family protein SMT3 (COG:O;~EggNog:ENOG410PQVP;~InterPro:IPR029071,IPR022617,IPR000626;~PFAM:PF00240,PF11976;~go_function: GO:0005515 - protein binding [Evidence IEA]) codes for MSDTPQGEAQAGAAEHLNIKVTDNNNEVFFKIKRSTQLKKLMDAFCERQGKQASTVRFLFDGTRVRPEDTPDTLDMADGDTLEVHQEQIGG; via the exons ATGTCCGATACGCCACAAGGAGAGGCCCAAGCTGGCGCTGCCGAGCATCTCAACATCAAGGTCACCGATAACAACAATGAGGTTTTCTTCAAGATCAAGCGGTCTACGCAGCTTAAGAAGCTTATGGATGCCTTCTGTGAAAGGCAAGGAAAACAGGCCTCCACCGTCCGTTTCCTTTTTGACGGCACCCGAGTGAGACCGGAGGACACGCCTGACACT TTGGATATGGCGGATGGTGACACTCTCGAAGTCCACCAAGAGCAGATTGGAGGTTAG
- the CMC4 gene encoding Cx9C motif-containing protein 4, mitochondrial (COG:S;~EggNog:ENOG410PSGY;~InterPro:IPR009069,IPR027179;~PFAM:PF08991), whose product MGGLKEDIAFDPPCHPRACAIQACLTKNSYQEEKCQDHINALYECCNAFYKQQGDDAKTPSCPKPNLLKLKMKQRGQET is encoded by the exons ATG GGCGGGTTAAAAGAGGATATAGCATTTGATCCTCCCTGCCATCCGCGAGCA TGTGCCATCCAAG CGTGTTTGACCAAGAACTCCTACCAAGAGGAAAAGTGCCAGGATCATATAAACGCCCTGTATGAATGCTGCAATGCGTTTTACAAGCAACAAGGCGACGACGCGAAGACTCCGAGCTGCCCCAAACCCAACCTACTGAAGCTCAAGATGAAGCAGCGTGGACAAGAAACATAA
- the NUP84 gene encoding nucleoporin Nup84/Nup107 family protein (COG:U,Y;~EggNog:ENOG410PM2X;~InterPro:IPR007252;~PFAM:PF04121;~go_component: GO:0005643 - nuclear pore [Evidence IEA];~go_function: GO:0017056 - structural constituent of nuclear pore [Evidence IEA]), producing the protein MAPLSRAAGSAGPVSGFTSFNSQQPPNNTEIIEIDDDDDEPMDEEEEVGEDEEGVEVEDYDEEMDDEDENGELEEDAPDMNGSESPLDLPGAPNGQSRPVVHELRYISDRATDGFDAASEFFTSAGAQQALHPLRRTADRVTRQIEAFAEKLDRFRQKGNRADEFGNYQAVYNLVKGYQTIAQDAIHDISKQETLKKAKGGWGFNQTNGTSQTDAKSEEELQRLQLEASTWQLLLNLISVDDPPSRASFRQSQETVFQKLHRYSSDREVWDQFMKADQYAVECVLTMKWLEHTARNSVLDIDSLISELETQAERGQGSWAHGWLYTKETIKGQKRLRAWPQPLEPNDPGITASLLTSEQSEPLVTQLDPDAVIRQKQNLQRKDQYYERATWMTCWKMIRQGESWSKIREWASDRLENWRAVSICGSSVDPNSGGDTPIDDSTTRMMNWRSQDSWRAACSSLARDSKTEDFERAVYGLLCGEPEAAFKVCQSWDDYLYVYFNNVLLSRYRGFCKQFQRKLNHSPTGPVVFTPEPAGYTDFNKFVQYTRGHERIGGEARNPYRTIQAVILGKGYDSFFASLAAAVSQAAINRDQPSFIPDLKPNYVDDSLLIAAEDGDALRIATHLFIVTNSIGYVRNDTQFYDIAAVNVIGYIANLEEAGLAYLIPLYACRLPEHVLYSVLGDVLIEIVDPRERRYQVQTMHKYDIDIESVIREQWVTVTSGESAIEHSRTLKQFPRVVTRKDGNRELVPVKHDFIGTDLSRKDEKIIRSLEWLRYIDGQWGRICFLGATLYRKFYISGRLPAARELSRRMRLSDISRESFGFDITDFAMDYEDELDIGTPEPSSPSKARAYGHKRNKSSSNSLPSTAQTRLLCVQSRTMRDLEQLILAFDALERFAGVCEKIDNGKRRRDSGTLKNLLAELQEALDGVSVHIDAVLYDWLISGQNDEEQAELEEIRNTYIPELFLDYHSALYYSAHVISSDILVQCMNLAMQVAENELLTRAFVASRRMAELTDALALSSKAMINARAKPDVRLLGGESLAIWNVEAPMDEEDLMMLREAR; encoded by the exons ATGGCTCCCTTGAGTAGAGCTGCCGGGTCTGCCGGTCCTGTTTCTGGCTTCACGTCATTCAAT AGCCAACAGCCACCAAACAATACCGAAATCATCGAgatcgatgatgatgacgatgagcccatggatgaggaggaagaagtaggggaggacgaagaagggGTAGAAGTCGAGGATTATGATGAGGAaatggacgacgaggatgagaacggagagctcgaggaagacgCTCCCGATATGAACGGCAGCGAATCGCCTCTTGACCTTCCTGGAGCTCCGAATGGGCAAAGTAGGCCTGTCGTACACGAGCTTCGATATATTTCTGACCGCGCTACAGATGGATTTGATGCTGCCTCCGAGTTCTTCACCTCAGCAGGCGCACAGCAGGCTCTGCACCCCCTTCGCCGAACCGCCGACCGTGTTACGCGCCAAATCGAAGCGTtcgcggagaagctggaccGCTTCAGACAAAAAGGCAACCGTGCCGACGAATTTGGGAATTACCAGGCTGTCTACAATTTGGTGAAGGGATATCAGACCATTGCGCAAGATGCAATCCATGACATCTCTAAGCAGGAGAcactgaagaaggcgaaaggAGGCTGGGGCTTCAACCAAACCAACGGTACCTCTCAGACCGATGCGAAGAGCGAAGAAGAGTTGCAACGACTACAGTTGGAAGCAAGCACCTGGCAGCTTTTGCTTAACCTTATCAGCGTCGATGACCCTCCTAGCAGAGCAAGCTTCCGACAATCACAAGAGACCGTGTTCCAAAAACTGCATCGATATTCGTCGGATCGTGAAGTATGGGATCAGTTCATGAAGGCAGATCAATATGCTGTAGAATGTGTTCTTACGATGAAGTGGTTGGAACACACTGCGCGGAACTCTGTCCTAGACATCGACTCTTTAATATCGGAACTAGAGACACAGGCTGAGAGAGGACAAGGCTCATGGGCTCATGGATGGCTCTACACCAAGGAAACTATTAAGGGCCAAAAGCGACTCCGCGCCTGGCCTCAGCCTCTCGAGCCGAATGACCCAGGGATTACAGCTTCATTGCTAACCTCTGAACAATCTGAGCCGCTGGTTACACAACTGGATCCCGACGCCGTTATCCGTCAAAAACAGAACCTCCAACGAAAGGATCAGTACTACGAGCGTGCCACGTGGATGACTTGCTGGAAAATGATTAGGCAGGGGGAGAGCTGGAGTAAAATCAGAGAATGGGCCTCAGATCGGCTAGAGAATTGGCGCGCAGTTAGTATCTGCGGTTCTAGCGTTGATCCAAACTCAGGCGGAGACACGCCTATTGACGATTCAACAACACGCATGATGAACTGGCGCTCTCAAGATTCTTGGAGGGCCGCTTGTTCAAGTCTGGCGCGAGACTCCAAGACCGAAGATTTCGAGCGTGCCGTTTACGGGCTGTTGTGCGGCGAGCCAGAAGCGGCCTTCAAAGTGTGCCAGAGCTGGGACGACTATTTGTACGTCTACTTCAACAATGTCCTCCTATCCCGCTATAGGGGATTCTGCAAGCAATTTCAACGAAAGCTCAACCATTCTCCTACCGGTCCAGTGGTTTTTACGCCTGAGCCTGCGGGCTACACAGATTTCAATAAGTTTGTGCAATACACCAGGGGCCATGAGCGTATCGGAGGCGAGGCTCGAAACCCCTACCGCACAATTCAAGCTGTGATCCTGGGTAAAGGATAtgattccttcttcgcatccTTGGCCGCGGCAGTTTCGCAAGCAGCTATCAATAGGGATCAACCTTCATTTATACCGGACCTAAAACCGAACTACGTTGATGATTCTCTTCTCATTGCGGCCGAGGATGGTGATGCTTTGAGGATTGCTACTCACCTCTTTATTGTCACCAACTCTATCGGCTATGTGCGAAATGATACTCAATTCTATGACATCGCGGCTGTGAATGTGATAGGATATATTGCAAAcctggaggaagctggccTCGCTTATCTGATTCCGCTCTATGCCTGCCGTCTTCCCGAACACGTGTTGTATTCTGTGCTTGGCGATGTTCTGATCGAGATAGTTGATCCCAGAGAGaggagatatcaagttcAGACGATGCACAAGTACGATATTGACATCGAATCCGTTATCCGTGAACAGTGGGTGACAGTTACGTCTGGGGAATCCGCTATTGAACATTCAAGGACTCTCAAGCAATTCCCGAGAGTCGTGACCCGCAAGGATGGGAACCGCGAGCTGGTGCCTGTCAAACATGATTTTATAGGAACGGACCTTTCAAGGAAAGACGAGAAGATCATACGCAGCCTTGAATGGCTTCGTTATATCGACGGGCAATGGGGTCGAATCTGTTTCCTTGGGGCAACGCTTTACCGGAAGTTCTACA TTTCTGGTAGACTCCCTGCAGCTAGGGAACTCAGTAGGCGAATGCGGCTATCGGACATTTCCCGAGAATCCTTCGGGTTTGATATCACAGATTTCGCCATGGACTATGAGGATGAGTTAGATATTGGCACCCCAGAACCGTCTAGCCCTTCCAAAGCGCGAGCATACGGTCACAAGCGGAATAAATCTAGCAGTAACAGCTTGCCGTCGACCGCTCAAACCAGGCTTCTTTGCGTACAGTCGCGGACTATGCGTGACCTAGAACAACTTATCCTCGCCTTCGACGCATTAGAGAGATTTGCTGGCGTATGCGAGAAAATTGATAACGGCAAACGCCGACGCGACTCGGGAACTCTCAAGAATCTCCTTGCGGAACTGCAGGAAGCGCTAGACGGAGTCAGCGTGCACATTGATGCAGTCCTATACGATTGGCTAATCAGCGGTCAGAACG ACGAAGAACAGGCCGAACTAGAAGAAATTCGCAACACCTACATACCCGAACTCTTCCTCGATTACCACAGCGCCCTCTATTACTCAGCACATGTCATCAGCAGCGACATTCTAGTCCAGTGCATGAACCTCGCCATGCAGGTCGCCGAAAACGAGCTGCTGACGCGCGCCTTCGTAGCGTCGCGCCGGATGGCTGAGCTGACGGACGCGTTGGCGCTCTCAAGCAAGGCGATGATTAATGCGCGCGCAAAGCCCGACGTGAGGCTTTTGGGCGGCGAGTCGCTCGCCATTTGGAATGTGGAGGCGCccatggatgaagaggatttGATGATGCTTCGTGAGGCGCGGTAA